A stretch of the Tunicatimonas pelagia genome encodes the following:
- a CDS encoding helix-turn-helix transcriptional regulator, with amino-acid sequence MISTEELTRRLASNIRRYRKVKKITQVVLAAKADTDERYIQSIEAGDRVPGVIIAYRIAQALEISVDTLFEESE; translated from the coding sequence ATGATAAGCACCGAAGAACTAACAAGGAGGCTCGCTAGCAACATACGAAGGTACCGCAAGGTGAAAAAGATTACGCAAGTCGTACTCGCCGCTAAAGCCGACACTGACGAGCGGTATATTCAAAGTATAGAAGCTGGTGATCGGGTACCCGGAGTCATCATTGCCTACCGGATCGCCCAGGCTCTGGAAATAAGTGTGGATACTCTTTTTGAAGAGTCTGAATAA